In one window of Musa acuminata AAA Group cultivar baxijiao chromosome BXJ3-2, Cavendish_Baxijiao_AAA, whole genome shotgun sequence DNA:
- the LOC103976276 gene encoding protein IMPAIRED IN BABA-INDUCED STERILITY 1-like produces the protein MGCVASKVPVTPAADSSGVSGSLETSRDLLPASSSLWNEPQVDNDEFGDQSESEKSANVESAGDSSENFQVRNMNRCTEGEQVAAGWPSWLSSVAREAIQGWVPLKADSFEKLGKIGQGTYSSVFRAREIDTGRIVALKKVHFDNFEPESVRFMAREIQILRKLDHPNIMKLEGIITSRLSCSIYLVFEYMEHDLAGLSSSPDINFSEQQIKCYMKQLLSGIEQCHSRGIIHRDIKCANLLVNNEGILKVADFGLANILNPGEKQPLTSRVVTLWYRPPELLLGSTDYDASVDLWSVGCVFAELFLGMPILQGRTEVEQMHKIFKLCGSPPEDYWKKSKTPHATVFKPQHPYESCLQTTYNFLPESALKLLGTFLSIEPDKRGTASTALTSEYFRAKPYASDPSSLPKYQPNKEIDAKFREESRRRGVNGRLRVADATGKPSRANKPSHESNNLAKIASQGEGLKIAQGTNRSGPKRDISGVNGQQQIPTARTRDEHRQAKPISQGDTYSGPLIVSACTGFACTKKPKDDHPHIKPQAKTRSRQDKLGKLDPSNNSQVKSTFKFNGEENGYLGYAPHSNSKGHKPYESTKDAMLKQWLHPELQDSMHSFAAYHPRDAVVLSKNQGLGYRDRAEKVDFSGPVLLQSEKVDEFLEKHEQHVRKAMRKSWFQRGQKQGL, from the exons ATGGGTTGCGTCGCGTCGAAAGTCCCTGTTACGCCCGCGGCAGACTCCTCGGGCGTCTCGGGGAGCCTTGAGACGTCCAGGGACCTTCTGCCGGCCTCGTCGTCGCTGTGGAACGAACCTCAGGTCGATAACGATGAGTTCGGGGACCAAAGCGAGTCGGAGAAATCTGCGAATGTTGAGTCGGCCGGCGACAGTTCGGAGAACTTTCAGGTGCGGAATATGAATCGGTGCACCGAGGGAGAGCAGGTTGCCGCAGGATGGCCGTCATGGCTGAGCAGTGTCGCCAGAGAAGCCATTCAGGGATGGGTGCCCCTCAAAGCTGACTCCTTTGAGAAATTAGGGAAG ATCGGGCAAGGTACCTATAGCAGTGTGTTTAGAGCTCGCGAGATTGATACCGGGAGGATTGTTGCTCTGAAGAAGGTGCACTTTGACAATTTTGAGCCTGAGAGTGTTCGATTTATGGCAAGGGAGATACAGATTCTCCGCAAGCTTGATCATCCAAATATCATGAAGCTGGAGGGTATAATTACTTCTCGGTTATCATGTAGTATATACCTTGTTTTCGAATATATGGAGCATGATCTTGCAGGGCTATCATCTTCTCCAGACATCAACTTTAGTGAACAACAG ATCAAATGCTATATGAAACAGTTACTATCTGGGATTGAACAGTGTCATTCACGCGGTATCATTCATCGTGACATCAAATGTGCAAACCTTTTAGTTAACAATGAAGGCATTCTGAAGGTTGCTGATTTCGGTTTGGCGAACATCTTGAATCCCGGGGAAAAACAACCACTAACAAGCCGAGTTGTGACGTTATGGTATCGTCCACCTGAGCTTCTCCTAGGATCAACGGATTATGATGCCTCTGTGGATTTGTGGAGCGTCGGATGTGTATTTGCAGAACTCTTTCTTGGGATGCCTATCTTACAAGGAAGAACAGAG GTTGAACAAATGCATAAAATCTTTAAGCTCTGTGGCTCTCCACCGGAAGACTATTGGAAGAAATCCAAGACGCCCCATGCAACGGTTTTTAAGCCTCAACATCCTTATGAGAGTTGCCTCCAAACGACATATAACTTTTTACCAGAAAGTGCGTtgaaattgttaggaacatttttGTCAATCGAACCTGATAAACGTGGCACAGCTTCTACGGCTCTTACTTCTGAG TATTTTAGGGCAAAGCCTTATGCAAGCGATCCATCTAGCTTGCCCAAGTACCAACCAAACAAAGAAATTGATGCAAAGTTCCGTGAGGAGTCTCGCAG GAGGGGTGTCAATGGCAGATTACGTGTTGCAGATGCAACAGGAAAACCTTCAAGAGCAAATAAGCCTTCACATGAATCAAACAATCTAGCAAAAATAGCATCTCAAGgagag GGTTTGAAAATTGCTCAAGGAACCAACAGAAGTGGCCCAAAACGAGATATTTCAGGAGTAAACGGTCAGCAACAGATACCAACTGCTAGAACCAGGGATGAGCATCGACAAGCGAAGCCAATCTCTCAAGGAGACACTTACTCAGGTCCCTTGATTGTCTCTGCTTGCACCGGCTTTGCATGTACAAAGAAACCGAAAGACGACCATCCACACATCAAACCTCAGGCTAAAACCAGATCCAGACAGGACAAATTGGGGAAGTTGGATCCATCAAATAATTCACAGGTGAAGAGTACTTTCAAGTTTAATGGAGAAGAGAATGGATATCTTGGATATGCTCCCCATTCTAATTCGAAAGGCCACAAGCCCTATGAGTCAACAAAGGATGCAATGCTGAAGCAATGGTTACATCCAGAACTTCAAGACTCGATGCATTCTTTTGCTGCCTATCATCCTCGTGATGCAGTGGTACTATCTAAGAATCAGGGCCTG GGTTATAGAGATCGAGCAGAAAAGGTGGATTTCTCGGGGCCCGTACTTCTCCAATCAGAAAAGGTTGATGAATTTCTGGAGAAACATGAACAGCATGTCCGCAAAGCTATGAGAAAATCATGGTTCCAAAGAG GGCAAAAACAGGGACTCTAG
- the LOC103975627 gene encoding isopentenyl phosphate kinase — protein MGDEEQKDKPAASPSDRIPGGHKPLLRCIVKLGGAAITCKNELESINEEILESVCVQLREAMNKSANSSSGNVVSMDWSKRLGKPLISAPEEFRNCRSLDLDSNFIVVHGAGSFGHFQASSSGVHKGGLNLPLVKAGFVATRISVTSLNLEIVRALAREGIPSVGMSPFACGWSTHGRNVASADVSHVISALHSGFVPVLHGDAVVDDLQDCTILSGDVIIRHLSQLLMPNYVVFLTDVLGVYDRPPTDPHAILLRKIAVDEDENWMIVKPKLQHEKMGVEITVAAHDTTGGMKTKISEAAMIAKLGINVYITKAGTPHSLRALRGEVDDAPDDWLGTVICSSKNSIFQNTGGQV, from the exons ATGGGAGACGAAGAGCAGAAGGACAAACCTGCGGCCTCTCCTTCCGATCGAATCCCAGGAGGCCACAAGCcccttcttcgatgcatcgtaaaACTGG gTGGGGCtgcgatcacttgcaagaatgagttgGAGAGCATAAATGAGGAAATCTTGGAGTCAGTGTGTGTGCAGCTGAGGGAAGCAATGAACAAATCTGCAAACTCCTCTTCAGGAAATGTTGTTTCCATGGACTGGAGCAAACGGCTCGGGAAACCCCTCATTTCTGCGCCCGAAGAGTTCAGAAATTGTCGGAGCTTGGATTTGGATAGCAACTTTATTGTTGTTCATGGAGCAG gGTCTTTTGGACATTTTCAAGCAAGTTCATCTGGAGTACATAAAGGAGGATTGAATCTTCCTCTCGTCAAGGCTGGTTTTGTGGCTACTCGAATCTCA GTGACATCACTTAACCTGGAAATTGTGAGAGCTCTTGCCAGAG AAGGGATACCATCTGTTGGAATGTCACCATTTGCTTGTGGATGGTCAACTCATGGAAGAAAT GTCGCATCAGCTGATGTTTCTCATGTCATCAGCGCACTCCATTCTGGTTTTGTCCCT GTTTTACATGGAGATGCTGTAGTGGATGACTTACAG GATTGCACCATATTGAGTGGGGATGTGATCATACGTCATCTTTCACAGCTACTAATGCCCAACTATGTTGTATTTCTT ACAGATGTTCTAGGAGTTTATGATCGGCCACCAACAGACCCACATGCCATTCTTCTCAGAAAAATCG CTGTAGATGAGGATGAAAATTGGATGATTGTCAAGCCCAAACTACAGCATGagaaaatgggag TTGAGATTACAGTGGCAGCCCATGATACAACCGGGGGGATGAAGACCAAAATATCTGAAGCTGCAATGATCGCAAAGCTAGGAATTAACGTCTACATCACCAAG GCTGGAACACCACACTCTTTAAGAGCTCttaggggagaagttgatgatgCTCCAGATGATTGGCTTGGGACTGTCATCTGCTCCTCCAAGAACAGTATCTTTCAGAACACCGGTGGCCAAGTATGA
- the LOC103975625 gene encoding clp protease adapter protein ClpF, chloroplastic isoform X1 → MMPGVCISSSLAASANGGSCGAVTMVNSDVRLLCKIPMNSVIIGPSLRRQELLRLHPTSSSRTRRMSSRVRATWPFRSNGKEMDVNIERSEAANEDILIFFFQLDLETRIQYALNMEQYEAAQQLRNKLDEVEAEIIKQREAKRGSTKSEAQDKAINLLRLRADMQKAIEDENYAVAAELRDEISKLETEILAASAKALAYENIQYAFRLGQRVRHKKFGYRAVICGMDPVCCESSSWMEIAHVDKLLQGRNQPFYQVLVDVRADPNLLVAYVAEENLLANEQPDMDRFDHPYASFLFYGMDTAGDFIPIKQLREKYNKPRHEVPVDTSDEDAGGNL, encoded by the exons ATGATGCCAGGTGTTTGCATAAGCAGCAGCTTGGCAGCCTCTGCAAATGGAGGGAGTTGTGGGGCTGTTACCATGGTTAACAGTGATGTACGACTTCTTTGTAAGATCCCTATGAACTCTGTGATCATTGGGCCATCTCTACGGCGCCAGGAACTGCTGAGGTTACACCCCACCAGCTCGAGTAGAACAAGAAGAATGAGTTCCCGGGTTAGAGCTACATGGCCATTCAGGAGCAATGGCAAAGAGATGGATGTCAATATAGAGCGCAGTGAGGCTGCGAACGAGGACATCTTGATTTTCTTTTTTCAGTTGGACTTGGAGACTCGAATCCAG TATGCTTTAAACATGGAACAATATGAAGCTGCTCAACAGTTAAGGAACAAACTTGATGAG GTTGAAGCAGAAATTATTAAGCAACGGGAAGCTAAAAGGGGTTCAACAAAGAGTGAAGCTCAGGACAAGGCCATAAATCTATTACGACTCCG TGCTGACATGCAGAAAGCTATAGAGGATGAAAACTATGCTGTTGCTGCTGAGTTGCGTGATGAAATATCCAAACTTGAG ACTGAGATTCTAGCTGCATCAGCAAAAGCTCTTGCTTATGAGAACATCCAATATGCATTTCGTCTTGGGCAGAGAGTACGACATAAAAAGTTTG GTTATCGAGCTGTAATTTGTGGCATGGATCCTGTATGCTGTGAATCAAGTTCATGGATGGAGATTGCACATGTTGATAAGTTGCTTCAAGGGCGAAATCAACCATTTTATCAG GTATTGGTTGATGTGCGTGCAGATCCCAATCTTCTAGTCGCATATG TTGCAGAAGAGAATCTTTTAGCCAATGAACAACCAGACATG GACAGGTTTGATCATCCTTATGCTTCCTTCCTGTTCTATGGGATGGACACCGCAGGTGACTTCATCCCGATAAAGCAACTCCGTGAGAAATACAATAAGCCGCGCCATGAAGTTCCGGTGGACACGAGTGATGAGGATGCCGGCGGCAATCTTTGA
- the LOC103975625 gene encoding clp protease adapter protein ClpF, chloroplastic isoform X2 has protein sequence MMPGVCISSSLAASANGGSCGAVTMVNSDVRLLCKIPMNSVIIGPSLRRQELLRLHPTSSSRTRRMSSRVRATWPFRSNGKEMDVNIERSEAANEDILIFFFQLDLETRIQYALNMEQYEAAQQLRNKLDEVEAEIIKQREAKRGSTKSEAQDKAINLLRLRADMQKAIEDENYAVAAELRDEISKLETEILAASAKALAYENIQYAFRLGQRVRHKKFGYRAVICGMDPVCCESSSWMEIAHVDKLLQGRNQPFYQVLVDVRADPNLLVAYGQV, from the exons ATGATGCCAGGTGTTTGCATAAGCAGCAGCTTGGCAGCCTCTGCAAATGGAGGGAGTTGTGGGGCTGTTACCATGGTTAACAGTGATGTACGACTTCTTTGTAAGATCCCTATGAACTCTGTGATCATTGGGCCATCTCTACGGCGCCAGGAACTGCTGAGGTTACACCCCACCAGCTCGAGTAGAACAAGAAGAATGAGTTCCCGGGTTAGAGCTACATGGCCATTCAGGAGCAATGGCAAAGAGATGGATGTCAATATAGAGCGCAGTGAGGCTGCGAACGAGGACATCTTGATTTTCTTTTTTCAGTTGGACTTGGAGACTCGAATCCAG TATGCTTTAAACATGGAACAATATGAAGCTGCTCAACAGTTAAGGAACAAACTTGATGAG GTTGAAGCAGAAATTATTAAGCAACGGGAAGCTAAAAGGGGTTCAACAAAGAGTGAAGCTCAGGACAAGGCCATAAATCTATTACGACTCCG TGCTGACATGCAGAAAGCTATAGAGGATGAAAACTATGCTGTTGCTGCTGAGTTGCGTGATGAAATATCCAAACTTGAG ACTGAGATTCTAGCTGCATCAGCAAAAGCTCTTGCTTATGAGAACATCCAATATGCATTTCGTCTTGGGCAGAGAGTACGACATAAAAAGTTTG GTTATCGAGCTGTAATTTGTGGCATGGATCCTGTATGCTGTGAATCAAGTTCATGGATGGAGATTGCACATGTTGATAAGTTGCTTCAAGGGCGAAATCAACCATTTTATCAG GTATTGGTTGATGTGCGTGCAGATCCCAATCTTCTAGTCGCATATG GACAGGTTTGA
- the LOC103975624 gene encoding early nodulin-like protein 19: MARSQQQYLFLFVVFVSLQLASADRFTVGDRQGWNPNVNYTVWVEKHKPFHVGDWLVFYYQSGMADVVQVDEAGYNKCDASNPISNYSKGRNYAFQLNHTGRYYFVCSRGYCYGGMRLAILAERLPPPSPPPSSHRNSAARCRLSSALLALAVSLLSAAALFHFHL, encoded by the exons ATGGCCCGATCACAACAGCAGTACTTGTTTCTCTTCGTAGTCTTCGTCTCCCTGCAGCTGGCGTCGGCGGACAGGTTCACGGTGGGGGACCGGCAGGGATGGAACCCCAACGTCAACTACACGGTGTGGGTGGAGAAGCACAAGCCGTTCCATGTCGGCGACTGGCTCG TGTTCTACTACCAGTCGGGGATGGCGGACGTGGTGCAGGTGGACGAGGCGGGGTACAACAAGTGCGACGCCtccaaccccatctccaactacagTAAGGGCCGCAACTACGCCTTCCAGCTCAACCACACCGGCCGCTACTACTTCGTCTGCAGCCGCGGGTACTGCTACGGCGGCATGCGCCTCGCCATCCTCGCGGAGCGCCTCCCGCCTCCTTCCCCTCCCCCGTCCTCACACCGCAACTCCGCCGCTCGCTGCCGCCTCTCGTCCGCCCTCCTCGCGCTCGCCGTCTCCCTTCTGTCCGCCGCCGCCCTCTTCCACTTCCACCTGTGA